From the genome of Dehalobacter sp. 12DCB1, one region includes:
- a CDS encoding hydrogenase small subunit encodes MKKGSYYDWARQKGISRRDFLRFCAMTAAMLGLDATAVPRIVEALENKSRPPVIYLNLQECTCCGESFIRSAHPLFSDLIFNMISLDYMETLQAAAGTQAESVRLKTMQEHYGEYILVVEGSATLAEGGIYCTIGGMTANELLKECADGAAAVIAYGSCATNACVQGAHPNPTQAVPIRRIVKNKPVIDVPGCPPIAEVITGTIVHYLTFGKIPELTSLGRPKAFYSKRVHDGCTRRAFFDAGQFVERFDDEGARKGWCLYKVGCKGPVAYNACAVTEWNDGVSFPVKSGHPCMACSENNWYDSSTPFYAHLAEIPNQAIGGNPDHIGLAALGVAGLGVVAHGGITAAAKGRGKKNHPNRSTDTEQRRQVTKKTKTNDKED; translated from the coding sequence TTGAAAAAGGGCAGCTATTATGACTGGGCCCGCCAGAAAGGAATATCCCGGCGGGACTTTTTAAGGTTCTGTGCCATGACTGCAGCAATGCTGGGACTCGATGCAACCGCTGTCCCCAGAATTGTGGAAGCTTTGGAAAACAAGTCACGCCCACCTGTCATTTATCTAAATCTGCAGGAATGCACCTGCTGCGGCGAGTCTTTCATCCGGTCCGCCCATCCTTTGTTTTCGGACCTGATCTTCAATATGATTTCCCTTGATTATATGGAGACGCTGCAGGCCGCAGCCGGAACACAGGCAGAGTCTGTCCGTCTGAAAACAATGCAGGAACATTACGGGGAATATATTCTGGTAGTCGAAGGCAGTGCCACACTGGCAGAGGGCGGCATTTACTGTACCATCGGCGGAATGACTGCCAACGAGCTTCTGAAGGAATGTGCCGATGGAGCAGCTGCCGTGATAGCGTATGGCTCCTGTGCGACTAACGCCTGTGTCCAGGGGGCACACCCCAATCCAACACAGGCTGTACCGATTCGGAGAATTGTCAAGAACAAGCCAGTCATTGACGTTCCCGGATGTCCGCCCATTGCTGAAGTCATCACCGGTACAATCGTTCATTACCTGACATTTGGGAAAATCCCGGAATTAACGAGCCTGGGCCGTCCTAAAGCCTTTTACTCCAAACGTGTCCATGACGGCTGCACCCGCCGGGCCTTCTTTGATGCCGGCCAGTTTGTTGAGCGCTTCGATGACGAAGGTGCCAGAAAAGGCTGGTGCCTGTATAAAGTTGGCTGCAAAGGCCCAGTCGCCTATAATGCCTGCGCCGTAACGGAATGGAATGACGGAGTCAGCTTTCCTGTTAAATCGGGACACCCTTGTATGGCCTGTTCCGAGAATAATTGGTATGATTCCAGCACGCCTTTTTATGCTCACCTGGCTGAGATCCCCAATCAGGCCATCGGCGGCAACCCTGACCATATCGGTCTTGCCGCTTTAGGTGTGGCCGGTCTGGGTGTTGTTGCCCATGGGGGAATTACGGCCGCTGCCAAAGGGCGTGGGAAAAAGAACCACCCGAACAGAAGTACGGATACTGAACAAAGAAGACAAGTAACTAAGAAGACTAAGACGAATGATAAAGAAGACTAA
- a CDS encoding DNA-deoxyinosine glycosylase gives MEMEIIYSFEPIINQESRVLILGSMPGVQSLREQKYYAHPYNHFWRIMYALFDDARGWSNAADAMDDYDSRKQFLLDRKIALWDVIRNCSREGSLDSNIVNEQVNDFQNLFIQYPNLELLAFNGAKGFNIYKRKIRLESASIAYLLLPSTSPANTMKFEEKLTHWKAILKYL, from the coding sequence ATGGAAATGGAAATTATCTATTCATTTGAACCGATCATCAATCAGGAGTCCCGGGTATTGATCCTCGGCTCGATGCCGGGAGTGCAATCGTTGAGGGAGCAGAAATATTATGCACATCCTTACAATCACTTTTGGCGGATTATGTATGCGCTTTTTGACGATGCCCGTGGATGGTCTAATGCCGCGGATGCCATGGATGATTATGATAGCAGGAAACAATTTCTTTTAGACAGAAAAATTGCCCTCTGGGATGTCATTCGTAACTGCTCCAGAGAAGGCAGCCTCGATAGCAATATCGTCAATGAACAGGTCAATGATTTTCAAAATTTATTTATTCAGTACCCAAATCTGGAATTACTTGCATTTAACGGAGCAAAGGGCTTTAATATATATAAGAGGAAAATCCGTCTGGAGTCTGCTTCCATTGCCTATCTGCTATTGCCCTCGACCAGTCCGGCCAATACGATGAAATTTGAGGAAAAGCTGACACATTGGAAAGCAATTTTGAAATACTTATGA
- a CDS encoding DUF3795 domain-containing protein, with product MVKSMVSKEYRRKCADFSLCGLNCCLCPRFHTEGSSKCPGCGGPDFFLKHPSCAVITCNKKHQNVEYCFECSVYPCERYQAPSEADSFISYQNVLQDQAKAKMDLQNYLEELTEKHKILGELIADYNDGKSKGFYCLAVNLLPLAVLNNMMDKIHHMDRINCKGSAEEAVRLLKAEADSLNIQLVLRKAKKD from the coding sequence ATGGTCAAATCAATGGTAAGTAAAGAATACAGGCGGAAATGCGCCGACTTTTCATTATGCGGATTAAATTGCTGTCTTTGTCCGCGTTTTCATACGGAAGGTTCTTCAAAGTGCCCCGGCTGCGGGGGCCCGGACTTTTTTTTGAAGCATCCTTCCTGTGCCGTAATTACCTGTAATAAAAAGCATCAAAATGTTGAATACTGTTTTGAATGCAGTGTCTATCCATGTGAGAGGTATCAGGCTCCAAGCGAGGCCGATTCTTTTATATCCTATCAAAATGTATTGCAGGATCAAGCCAAGGCTAAAATGGATCTTCAAAATTATCTTGAAGAACTGACGGAAAAACACAAAATTTTAGGGGAACTAATCGCGGATTACAATGACGGCAAATCAAAGGGATTTTATTGTCTGGCGGTGAACCTGCTGCCGCTTGCCGTCCTGAATAATATGATGGATAAGATCCATCATATGGATCGGATCAACTGTAAGGGCAGTGCTGAAGAAGCTGTCCGCTTGCTAAAAGCGGAAGCCGATAGTCTGAATATTCAACTGGTTCTTAGAAAGGCTAAAAAGGATTAA
- a CDS encoding pentapeptide repeat-containing protein produces the protein MFFVLEDQILSGIREPIDIFAEQRRSLGTDCENCFGLCCTALYFSASEGFPNDKEAGQPCRNLQENFRCSIYQDLQGLGLKGCIAFDCFGAGPKVSKLSYGGRDWRRSPEFREQMFEVFLVIRQLQEMLWYLTEAETLRPAHSIHEALRTLREETERLTLLSPGELLKMDVPLYRTEVNTLLLQTSELVRAFVCQERNIQAGIRKTFKRRNSLIAADLRETDLRGANLRGACLIAADLSGSDLGGADLIGADLRDADLSGTDLSQSFFLTQAQLNTAKGDKRTKLPPSLFYPRQWSMD, from the coding sequence ATGTTCTTTGTTTTGGAGGATCAAATATTGTCTGGAATTCGTGAACCAATAGACATTTTTGCTGAGCAGAGGCGCAGTCTGGGAACTGACTGCGAGAACTGCTTCGGGTTGTGCTGCACCGCGCTGTATTTTTCAGCTTCGGAAGGCTTCCCAAACGATAAAGAGGCTGGTCAACCCTGTCGGAACCTGCAGGAAAATTTTCGCTGCAGTATCTATCAAGATCTTCAGGGACTGGGTCTGAAAGGCTGCATAGCATTTGACTGTTTTGGCGCAGGGCCAAAAGTATCCAAGCTCAGTTACGGCGGCAGAGACTGGCGGCGATCACCGGAATTCCGGGAGCAAATGTTTGAAGTTTTCCTTGTCATTCGCCAGCTTCAGGAGATGCTCTGGTATTTGACAGAAGCAGAGACATTACGGCCGGCTCATTCAATTCATGAGGCGCTTCGTACCCTGCGGGAAGAGACGGAACGGCTGACACTGCTCAGCCCAGGCGAGCTTCTGAAAATGGATGTACCCTTATATCGTACCGAAGTAAATACCCTGCTGCTTCAAACAAGTGAACTGGTCCGTGCTTTTGTTTGTCAGGAACGGAATATTCAGGCTGGGATTCGGAAGACGTTTAAGCGCAGGAATAGTCTGATTGCTGCAGATCTCCGGGAAACAGACCTCAGAGGGGCTAACCTTAGAGGAGCCTGTCTGATTGCCGCAGACCTCAGCGGGAGCGATCTGGGCGGAGCTGATTTGATCGGGGCGGATTTGCGTGATGCCGATCTTAGCGGTACTGATTTAAGCCAAAGTTTTTTCCTGACTCAGGCCCAGCTGAATACAGCGAAGGGAGACAAGCGTACCAAGCTGCCGCCATCACTTTTTTATCCAAGACAATGGAGTATGGACTGA
- a CDS encoding hydrolase, which translates to MKNLLNTLKRNKTPLIVLGVIIVVLLIIKLVLVDFVYIGHQYEKNRIITPWGEKIKSANLSVDYTIEQALSDIDSLGLNTLNVPVQIDIPSLTASTMSINAESEKKAVRLIKRLKYKGINVILEPYPYIQNGEKYETDLKPDHINQWFWNWKQVVLAELIRDVAKPNKVYAVCIGSNFDQFEDQCGYWTDVADFVRAEYQGKVTYRTNWWYTAEWNTGQDLAYDTYIAKLNNPVLGKVDFISVAAYFELTDQETNTVENLVSSIYKTQIFDRNQNIYDELKQLSVKWNKPVFFGELGFPKRSGAAVHPWNPLPSDIINNQEQADCFLAYQQVFEKETWHLGFSVFAVGKDDENKNYYPSEQSKKVIKRWYAEYQHTSKE; encoded by the coding sequence TTGAAGAATTTGCTGAATACGCTCAAAAGAAACAAAACCCCGCTGATTGTGTTAGGTGTCATTATTGTGGTGTTGCTAATCATTAAACTGGTCCTGGTGGATTTTGTCTATATTGGCCACCAATACGAAAAGAACAGGATTATTACCCCATGGGGGGAAAAGATAAAATCCGCAAACCTTTCTGTAGATTATACAATTGAACAGGCTCTAAGCGATATAGACAGTCTCGGGCTGAATACCCTGAATGTCCCTGTTCAAATTGATATTCCGTCGTTGACGGCCAGTACGATGAGTATCAATGCGGAAAGCGAAAAGAAAGCGGTCCGGCTGATTAAACGCTTAAAATATAAAGGAATTAACGTCATTCTGGAACCTTATCCGTATATTCAAAACGGTGAGAAATATGAGACGGATCTCAAGCCGGATCATATCAATCAATGGTTCTGGAACTGGAAACAGGTCGTCCTCGCCGAACTTATCCGTGATGTGGCTAAGCCGAATAAAGTCTACGCCGTGTGTATCGGTTCCAACTTTGATCAATTCGAGGATCAATGCGGTTATTGGACCGATGTTGCGGATTTTGTCAGGGCGGAATACCAGGGCAAAGTGACTTACCGGACAAACTGGTGGTATACAGCTGAATGGAATACCGGGCAGGACTTGGCGTATGATACCTACATTGCCAAATTAAATAATCCGGTTCTTGGAAAAGTGGATTTTATCTCTGTAGCAGCTTATTTTGAATTGACCGACCAAGAAACCAATACCGTGGAGAACCTTGTAAGTTCAATTTATAAGACTCAGATTTTTGACAGAAACCAGAATATCTACGACGAATTAAAGCAATTGTCTGTCAAATGGAATAAACCCGTATTCTTTGGTGAACTGGGTTTTCCAAAAAGAAGCGGTGCCGCGGTTCATCCCTGGAACCCCTTGCCGTCGGACATTATCAATAACCAAGAGCAGGCAGATTGCTTTCTGGCTTATCAGCAAGTATTTGAAAAAGAGACCTGGCATCTTGGGTTTTCTGTTTTCGCTGTGGGCAAAGATGATGAAAACAAAAATTATTACCCAAGCGAGCAGAGCAAGAAAGTCATTAAAAGATGGTATGCCGAATACCAGCATACTAGCAAGGAGTAA
- a CDS encoding DUF2179 domain-containing protein — MNQAVLFVLLITAINITYVSLTTVRFILVIKGLKEYASMLSMIEVLVYIAGLSIILKNLDSYWNIAAYCIGYGIGVYLGSRIEERLALGYMTAEVIVDSLDETLPKLLRKKGFGVTTWTGEGRDGKRLLMLVLAKRNRQKELLNIVNDSCPSAFVFFQEPKNFHGGFWAGRR; from the coding sequence ATGAATCAAGCAGTCCTATTTGTTCTGCTGATCACGGCTATTAATATTACGTACGTATCACTGACAACGGTACGGTTTATCCTTGTGATCAAGGGCTTAAAGGAGTATGCTTCCATGCTGTCCATGATCGAAGTGCTCGTGTACATTGCCGGATTGTCTATTATACTGAAAAACCTGGACAGTTACTGGAACATCGCAGCGTATTGCATCGGCTATGGGATCGGAGTGTATCTGGGAAGCAGGATCGAGGAAAGACTTGCTCTCGGGTACATGACTGCAGAGGTCATTGTTGATTCGCTCGATGAGACGCTTCCCAAATTATTGCGTAAGAAAGGATTTGGCGTTACGACCTGGACCGGGGAAGGCCGCGACGGGAAACGCCTCCTGATGTTGGTTCTGGCCAAAAGAAACCGGCAAAAAGAACTTTTGAATATTGTTAATGATTCCTGCCCAAGCGCGTTTGTATTCTTCCAGGAACCTAAGAATTTTCATGGGGGGTTTTGGGCCGGCCGACGGTAA
- a CDS encoding SGNH/GDSL hydrolase family protein, with translation MDNNQPELKENYTFLIVGDSISKGVIYNEDQGKYSLLDRNYVSLVQNSLKGIVYNAAKFGNTIKKGIERLHRDVSKTRPDIVLIEFGGNDCDFNWMQIASDPMAEHEPKTDFNVFGKMLTDTIISLKNNNIIPVLMTLPPLDADRYFKWISKNSNEIGKNILIWLGSVTKIYWWQERYNSMIVNIAEETKTKWIDVRGAFLKTPDFTQLLCIDGIHPNEDGHKVIAQKVTEYLRQNYNFLLKDSSADSLS, from the coding sequence ATGGATAACAATCAGCCTGAACTGAAAGAAAATTATACATTTCTGATTGTAGGAGATTCCATTTCCAAAGGCGTGATCTATAACGAGGATCAGGGAAAATATTCGTTATTGGACAGAAACTATGTTTCTCTGGTTCAGAATAGCCTGAAGGGCATCGTTTATAATGCAGCCAAATTTGGCAACACCATAAAAAAAGGCATTGAACGCCTTCATCGGGATGTATCCAAAACGCGTCCGGATATTGTACTGATCGAATTTGGAGGCAATGACTGTGACTTTAACTGGATGCAGATTGCGAGTGATCCAATGGCAGAGCATGAACCCAAAACGGATTTTAACGTTTTCGGAAAAATGCTCACAGATACCATTATTTCGCTTAAAAACAATAATATTATCCCGGTGTTGATGACGCTCCCTCCGCTTGACGCTGATCGGTATTTCAAGTGGATTAGCAAAAACAGTAATGAGATAGGGAAAAATATATTAATTTGGCTGGGAAGCGTTACAAAGATATACTGGTGGCAGGAACGCTACAACTCCATGATTGTGAACATTGCAGAGGAAACAAAGACGAAATGGATCGATGTAAGAGGTGCTTTTCTGAAGACACCGGATTTTACGCAATTGCTTTGTATTGATGGGATCCATCCGAATGAAGACGGGCATAAGGTCATTGCCCAAAAGGTGACGGAATACCTCAGACAGAATTACAATTTTCTGCTCAAAGATTCTTCCGCGGACAGTCTTTCTTAG
- the splB gene encoding spore photoproduct lyase has translation MLYSRRGINLNFEPKQVFYEPEALNYPLGKKLVDYFRQTKIPVKATSSHNRITGLSGDTAAETYFEAKKTLVIGVKRGKTFQTCKPSAHYQLPLTTSCPGMCEYCYLATTLGTRPYIRIYVNMNELLEKAQTLIQERLPEITYFEGAAVSDPIPVEQYTGSLRKSIEFFGRQPQGRFRFVTKFTDVDCLLNLEHHGHTRFRFSLNCEEIIRNYEHGTPSAENRIRAAGKVLRAGYPLGFIIAPIIRFENWMDQYEKLFADLAEQLKAASPANFSPAALTFEFITHRFSSRAKSNILNIYPQTSLPMDEASRKFKFGQFGYGKYVYPPVEMEEIKTFFLAFMNRYFPGAKAKYFI, from the coding sequence ATGTTGTACTCCAGAAGGGGGATTAACTTGAATTTCGAGCCCAAACAGGTCTTTTATGAGCCTGAGGCCTTGAATTATCCACTTGGAAAGAAGCTTGTTGATTATTTTCGGCAAACCAAGATTCCGGTCAAAGCGACAAGCTCTCATAACAGAATAACCGGTCTGAGCGGAGATACTGCTGCCGAAACCTATTTTGAAGCCAAAAAAACATTGGTGATCGGTGTCAAACGCGGAAAAACGTTTCAAACCTGCAAACCCTCGGCTCATTATCAGCTGCCGCTGACCACAAGCTGTCCCGGGATGTGCGAATATTGTTATTTAGCCACGACGCTGGGTACAAGACCGTACATCCGCATCTATGTCAATATGAATGAACTGCTTGAGAAAGCCCAAACTTTAATCCAGGAACGTTTACCCGAGATCACTTATTTCGAAGGAGCCGCAGTTTCCGACCCAATCCCGGTAGAACAATATACAGGCAGTCTGAGAAAAAGCATTGAATTTTTCGGAAGACAGCCTCAGGGCAGGTTTCGCTTTGTCACAAAATTCACTGACGTCGATTGCCTTTTGAATTTGGAACATCACGGCCATACCAGGTTTCGTTTCAGCCTGAATTGCGAGGAAATCATCAGAAATTATGAGCATGGGACACCATCCGCTGAAAATAGAATAAGGGCAGCCGGAAAAGTACTTCGTGCCGGCTACCCTTTAGGTTTTATTATTGCCCCGATTATCAGATTCGAGAATTGGATGGATCAATACGAAAAGCTCTTTGCTGACCTGGCAGAGCAGTTAAAAGCCGCTTCTCCGGCAAACTTTTCTCCTGCAGCGCTTACGTTTGAATTTATTACACATCGTTTTTCTTCCCGGGCCAAGTCCAATATTTTAAATATCTATCCGCAGACAAGCCTACCGATGGATGAAGCTTCGCGCAAATTTAAATTCGGGCAGTTCGGCTACGGCAAATATGTCTACCCACCCGTTGAAATGGAAGAAATAAAGACTTTCTTTCTGGCTTTTATGAACCGTTATTTCCCCGGAGCAAAAGCCAAATACTTTATTTAG
- the cybH gene encoding Ni/Fe-hydrogenase, b-type cytochrome subunit, protein MALSKEKKGSAPMSQRRPVYVWQFPVRIFHWINAAAVTVLFLTGLYIGNPVFITPGEAFQQFLMGSVRYWHGIAAFIFTANLLFRLYWFWAGNEYAKIRFWQKPFWQDLKSTIRYYLFMRGEHQGHLGHNALAQLSYLLFIWIGSFFMIITGFAMRIGTNPDGISGNLFSWVIPAFHNENLVRMSHHLVAWGYVVFLLIHLYLVFRQDLLDDDGTTSSMINGYKYELPSTVGTEEVHTSEYVVLQKGD, encoded by the coding sequence TTGGCCTTATCCAAAGAAAAGAAGGGTTCCGCCCCGATGTCGCAACGCAGACCGGTATACGTCTGGCAATTTCCTGTCCGGATATTTCACTGGATCAATGCAGCCGCCGTCACCGTACTCTTTCTTACAGGTCTGTATATTGGAAATCCTGTCTTTATTACCCCCGGAGAAGCTTTCCAGCAGTTTTTAATGGGATCCGTTCGCTACTGGCATGGAATAGCCGCTTTTATCTTTACGGCCAATCTGTTATTTCGCCTCTATTGGTTCTGGGCAGGTAATGAGTATGCCAAGATACGTTTCTGGCAGAAGCCTTTTTGGCAGGACCTCAAGTCGACAATCCGCTACTATTTGTTTATGAGAGGAGAACATCAGGGACATCTCGGGCATAATGCCCTAGCCCAGCTGTCTTATCTTCTTTTCATCTGGATCGGAAGCTTTTTCATGATTATAACGGGTTTTGCTATGCGGATAGGCACCAATCCGGACGGTATATCCGGAAATTTGTTTTCCTGGGTCATTCCGGCTTTTCACAACGAAAATCTGGTTAGAATGAGTCATCATCTTGTCGCCTGGGGTTATGTGGTCTTTTTGTTGATTCACCTCTACCTTGTATTCAGACAGGATCTTCTGGATGATGATGGTACTACCTCATCCATGATCAATGGGTATAAATATGAATTGCCCTCTACTGTCGGCACTGAAGAAGTCCATACCTCTGAATATGTTGTACTCCAGAAGGGGGATTAA
- a CDS encoding nickel-dependent hydrogenase large subunit — MTTRIVVDPVTRIEGHLRIEAIVDGTKISDAVSSGTTFRGIEKIVENRDPRDVWAFVQRICGVCTHIHAIASVRAVEDALDYSIPKNANYIRNIMTLTQFTQDHVIHFYHLHGFDWIDVLSALKADPKATSSLAMSISSWPNSSEGYFRDMQNKVKNIVQSGQLGIFANAYWGHPAYRLPPEANLMGVAHYLEALSWQKEIAKVHTVFGGKNPHPNYLVGGHASTINLDDVHVLNMERLNLVKTKIDEAQTFVNQVLIPDILAIAGFYKKDLWGGGIGNFLAYGGVPLVDIHEPDSYLFPRGIVLNRDLSKVYDLDLKDPSHIQEFVSHSWYQYEDKDAGLHPWQGQTDPAYDGPKPPYHNLDESKKYSWIKTPRWQGHAMEVGPLARSVVAYAKGNKEIKEMVDSSLRKLDLPLTALFSTLGRTLARALEAKFCADQLAGFYADLIANIKAGDTQTFNPEKWEPSRWPTEAQGVGWAEAPRGALAHWIKIRGGKVESYQAVVPTTWNASPRDATGQKGPYEASLLDTPVAATDQPLELLRTIHSFDPCIACAAHLITPQGKLLC; from the coding sequence ATGACAACAAGAATTGTTGTGGATCCTGTCACCCGGATCGAAGGTCATTTACGCATTGAAGCCATTGTTGACGGGACAAAGATCAGTGATGCTGTCAGCTCAGGAACAACATTTAGAGGAATTGAGAAGATTGTCGAAAACAGAGATCCACGTGATGTCTGGGCATTTGTCCAACGAATTTGCGGTGTTTGCACGCACATTCATGCGATTGCTTCCGTGCGGGCAGTGGAAGATGCCTTGGATTATTCGATCCCGAAAAATGCCAACTACATACGCAATATCATGACGCTGACCCAATTTACCCAGGATCATGTGATTCATTTTTATCATTTGCATGGTTTTGACTGGATTGATGTCTTAAGCGCATTAAAGGCTGATCCTAAAGCAACAAGCAGTCTGGCCATGTCCATCTCCTCGTGGCCTAATTCTTCCGAGGGTTACTTCAGGGATATGCAAAACAAAGTTAAGAATATTGTCCAAAGCGGTCAGCTTGGTATTTTTGCCAATGCTTACTGGGGTCATCCAGCTTATCGCTTGCCTCCGGAAGCCAATCTAATGGGAGTCGCACATTACCTGGAAGCATTAAGCTGGCAAAAGGAAATTGCCAAAGTCCATACTGTGTTCGGAGGGAAAAATCCGCACCCAAACTATCTGGTTGGCGGGCATGCTTCGACCATCAATCTTGATGACGTTCATGTTCTGAATATGGAACGCCTGAATCTTGTAAAAACGAAGATTGATGAAGCCCAAACGTTTGTCAACCAGGTCCTTATTCCAGATATTTTGGCCATTGCTGGCTTTTACAAAAAAGACCTTTGGGGAGGCGGAATCGGCAACTTCCTGGCCTACGGCGGCGTACCGCTCGTCGATATCCATGAACCGGATAGCTACCTTTTCCCGCGCGGAATCGTCCTCAACAGGGACTTGAGCAAAGTCTATGATCTTGATCTAAAGGATCCAAGCCATATTCAAGAATTTGTATCTCACTCGTGGTATCAATACGAGGATAAGGATGCCGGGCTTCACCCGTGGCAGGGGCAGACGGATCCAGCGTATGACGGGCCCAAACCACCTTATCACAATTTGGATGAATCAAAAAAATACAGCTGGATCAAAACACCGCGCTGGCAGGGCCATGCGATGGAAGTCGGCCCGCTGGCCCGCTCCGTGGTTGCTTATGCCAAGGGCAATAAGGAAATCAAGGAAATGGTCGATAGCTCCCTGCGGAAACTGGACCTTCCGCTCACTGCTTTGTTTTCAACGCTCGGACGAACGCTGGCCAGAGCACTGGAAGCAAAATTTTGCGCCGATCAACTCGCCGGTTTTTATGCGGATCTAATCGCTAATATTAAAGCCGGTGACACACAAACCTTCAATCCTGAAAAATGGGAACCCAGCCGCTGGCCAACAGAAGCCCAGGGTGTCGGCTGGGCTGAGGCCCCGCGGGGAGCTCTGGCTCACTGGATTAAGATCCGCGGCGGCAAGGTGGAAAGCTATCAGGCGGTTGTGCCGACAACCTGGAATGCCTCACCGCGGGATGCTACAGGACAAAAAGGTCCATATGAGGCATCTCTGCTCGACACACCAGTCGCCGCTACCGACCAGCCCCTGGAACTGCTCCGGACCATTCACTCATTTGACCCCTGTATCGCCTGCGCAGCACACCTGATAACACCACAAGGAAAACTATTATGCTAG
- a CDS encoding HD-GYP domain-containing protein, which produces MRQVSVNRLQKGDVLGRTIFSHNGRSLLGKGVTLTQPYIDRLKELGISIVYVDDDETKDIVIEDVISEENRREAMNSIEHSAEAVRIGKDLNGFQVKKTVNNIIGDILFQEKIFLSLTDMRSYDNQVYAHSVSVCVLATILGKALGLDKDTLEALAVGALLHDIGTVKLPKELVAKREAFTPKENDLYQTHTIHGYEILRNKPELNLLSAHIALQHHEWLNGSGYPRKLSGRHLHILAQIVGLADFYDNLVNDGPGHSRIVPHEACEIVMGCANRLFSQQLVVTFLKHVAAYPTGYTVKLNTGEVGIVVDQNKSLPMRPIIRVLIADKGLAHVQAKEYNLVEDLTTFIVSIVE; this is translated from the coding sequence TTGCGTCAGGTAAGTGTAAACCGGCTTCAAAAGGGAGACGTGTTGGGAAGAACCATTTTCTCGCATAACGGCCGTTCATTGCTTGGTAAAGGAGTCACGCTGACCCAGCCATATATCGACCGGTTAAAAGAACTGGGCATTAGTATTGTCTATGTGGACGATGACGAAACCAAGGATATCGTTATTGAGGATGTTATTTCCGAGGAAAACAGGCGGGAGGCAATGAACTCCATTGAGCATTCAGCGGAAGCAGTACGAATCGGTAAAGACCTCAATGGTTTTCAAGTAAAAAAGACGGTAAACAACATCATCGGAGACATCCTGTTTCAAGAGAAGATATTTCTGAGCCTGACAGATATGCGGAGCTATGATAATCAAGTTTATGCGCATTCAGTCAGCGTCTGCGTCCTCGCAACCATTTTGGGCAAAGCTTTGGGACTGGATAAAGATACCCTGGAGGCGCTGGCAGTAGGGGCTTTGCTCCACGATATCGGGACTGTCAAGCTGCCAAAAGAGCTTGTCGCCAAACGTGAGGCCTTTACTCCGAAGGAAAATGACCTATATCAAACGCATACCATTCACGGATATGAAATACTTCGGAACAAACCCGAATTAAACTTATTGAGTGCGCATATTGCTTTGCAGCATCACGAATGGCTGAACGGAAGCGGCTATCCCCGGAAGCTGTCCGGCCGGCACCTCCATATCCTGGCCCAAATCGTCGGGCTGGCCGACTTTTATGATAATCTGGTCAATGATGGCCCGGGCCACTCCCGGATCGTACCGCATGAAGCCTGTGAAATTGTAATGGGATGTGCAAACAGACTATTCTCCCAGCAATTGGTTGTAACGTTCTTAAAGCATGTTGCGGCCTATCCGACCGGCTATACAGTTAAACTTAATACAGGTGAAGTTGGGATTGTAGTTGACCAGAATAAAAGTTTGCCGATGCGCCCGATTATCAGGGTATTAATCGCTGACAAAGGGCTGGCCCATGTCCAGGCTAAGGAATATAACCTTGTCGAAGATCTTACAACCTTTATTGTATCCATTGTCGAGTGA
- a CDS encoding DUF1801 domain-containing protein produces MGTDKVVHESVDGYILQFPDEIQEILRAIRNVIREAAPDAVEKISYRMPTFVLNGNLVHFAAFKNHIGFYPTPSGIEAFKQELAGYKGAKGSVQFPLNKPMPYALISKIVKYRVAENCSAGVEI; encoded by the coding sequence ATGGGAACGGATAAAGTGGTTCATGAATCAGTTGATGGGTATATTTTGCAGTTTCCTGATGAGATACAGGAAATATTAAGAGCAATTAGAAATGTGATAAGAGAAGCAGCACCGGACGCAGTGGAAAAGATTAGCTATCGGATGCCTACGTTTGTACTGAACGGTAATCTCGTTCATTTCGCAGCATTCAAGAACCACATTGGATTTTATCCGACACCAAGCGGGATTGAAGCCTTTAAACAGGAACTGGCCGGTTATAAGGGAGCCAAAGGGTCGGTACAATTCCCGTTAAATAAGCCTATGCCGTATGCGTTAATAAGCAAGATCGTGAAGTACAGAGTTGCAGAGAACTGTTCTGCAGGGGTTGAAATCTGA